The genomic stretch CATGGACGCGTTCTACGTGTCCGTGGAGCTCCAGCGCCGCCCCGAGCTGCGCGGCAAGCCGGTCATCGTCGCGGGCACGGGCCCGCGGGCGGTCGTCACGACCGCCAGCTACGAGGCGCGCAAGTTCGGCGTCGGCTCGGCGATGCCCGCCGCGCGGGCGCGGCGCCTGTGCCCGGCGGCGATCAACATCCCACCCGACTTCGCGGCCTACCGTGCGGTCTCCAGGCAGGTCATGGACCTGCTGCGCGACCACGTCGAGCGCGTGGAGGTCGTCGGGCTCGACGAGGCCTACCTGGACCTCAGCGGCCTCGTCGCCCCGAACGCGGCCATGCGCCGGCTCGTCGCCGACATCCGGCGCGCGACCGGACTCTCCGCGTCCGTCGGCATCGGCCCGAACAAGCTCGTCGCAAAGGTGGCCTCCGACGCCGAGAAGCCCGCCGGCTTCGTCGTCCTCACGCGCGAGGGGGCGTGCGCGCGCTTCGCGGACGCCTCGCCGGGCCTCGTGCCCGGCATCGGGCCGAAGACCGTCGAGCGCCTGGCCGCGCTCGGGATCACGACGCTGGGCCGGCTGGCGCAGACGCCCGAGGCGGCCCTCCAGGAACGCTTCGGCACGAACCAGGGCCGCGATCTGCTCGCCCGCGCGCGCTTCCACGGCTCGGCGCAGCTCACGCTCGAGCGCGTCGCGGTCAGCGAGTCGCGCGAGACGACGTTCAACACCGATGTCGCCGATCGCGCGGAGCAGGAGGCGCACCTGCGCCGGCTCTCCGACGAGCTGTGCGCCGGGCTGAAGCGCCCCGGGCGCACGATCGCGATCAAGGTGCGCCTCGACGACTGGACCACGGTCACGCGCGCCCGCACGATCGCCGAGGCGACCGCCGACGCGCACGTCGTCGGCGGCGTCGCGCTCGACCTCCTGCGCGCCTACGCGCCCGCCCGGCCGGTGCGGCTGCTCGGCGTCCGCGTCGCCGGGTTCGACGCGCCGGCGCCGGAGGTCGACGCCGGCCAGCTCGCCCTGCCGCTGTAGGTTGCCGTCCATGCCTCACGCCACCATCCACGGCCACGACCTGTACTACGAGCGCTCCGGATCCGGCGAGCCGCTCCTGCTGATCATGGGCATGAGCGGCACCCACCTCAGCTGGGGCGAGCCGTTCCTCGACGGCCTGCGCCGGGAGTTCGAGGTCTGCGTCTACGACCACCGCGGCGTGGGGCACTCCTCGGCGACCGAGCCGGGCTTCACGATCGCCGACCTGGCCGACGACGCCGCGGGCGTGCTCGACGCGCTCGACTGGGACACCGCCCACGTCGTCGGCATCTCGATGGGCGGGATGATCGCCCAGGAGCTCGCGCTGCGCCATCCCGAGCGCCTGCGCACGCTGACGCTCGGCTGCACCTATCCAGGCGGCGCGGGCTCCGTGCTGGCCTCACAGGAGACGATGGGCAAGCTCATGGAGGGGATGAGCTCCGGCGATCCTGAGCAGGCGGTCCGCGCCAGCTGGGAGGTCAACGTGTCCCCGGCCTTCGCGGCCGACGACGCCGCCTTCGCCGCATTCCGCGGCGCGGCGCTCGAGCTGCCGGTCGCCCTGGAGGTCATCATGGCCCAGGCGCAGGCCGTCATGGGCCACGACGCGAGCGAGCGCCTGGTGGACGTCAGCGCCCCGACGCTCGTCATCCACGGCACCGCCGACGAGATGCTGCCGGTCGCCAACGCCGCGCTCATCGCCGAGAAGATCCCCGACAGCCGCCTGGAGATCCTCGACGGCGTCGGGCACATCTTCTTCCGCGAGCGCCCCGGCGACAGCGTGAGGCTCATCGCCGACCACGCGCGGGAGGCCGGCCGTGTCTGATCCCGTCCTGCTCGACGTCCGCGACGGCGTCGCGCACCTGACGCTCAACCGCCCCGGCGCCGGCAACCCGGTCAGCCTCGAGGCCGCGGGCGCGCTGCGGGACCACGCCCGCAGCCTCCACGGCCGCGACGACGTCCGCGCGGTGATCCTCGGCGCCGACGGCCCGAACTTCTCGGTCGGCGGCGACCTGCGCTACATGCACGAGGCCGAGGAGACGGAGGCGGCGGTCCTCGCGCTCGTCGAGGCGTTCCACGACGGCGTGGAGGCGCTGCTCGCCCTCGACGCGCCGCTCGTCACGGCCGTGCGCGGCGCCGCGGCCGGCGGCGGGATGAGCTTGGCGATGATCGGCGACATCGTCGTCGCCTCGCAGACCGCGCGCTTCACGATGGCCTACACCCAGATCGGCTTCTCGCCCGACGGCGGCGCCACGTGGACGCTGCCGCGCATCGTCGGCTGGCGACGGGCGGCGGAGCTGATGCTCCTCAACGAGCGCATCGACGCCGCCGGCGCGCTCGAGATGGGCCTCGTGACCCGCGTCGTGGACGACGAGCAGCTGGAGGCGAAGGCGGGCGAGATCGCGGGCAAGCTGGCGTCCGGCTCGACGCCCGCGTTCGGCGCCGTGCGGCGGCTCCTGCGGGCGTCGGCGACGAACTCGCTGACGGACCAGCTCGCTGCCGAGGCGCCGTCGATCTCCAGGCTCGCCGCCTCGCCCGACGGGCGCGAGGGGGTCAGCGCGTTCTTCGAGAAGCGCGCGCCCGCGTTCGGCCGCTAGGGGTGCCGACGCCGGCCCCGGGGCCGACAAGGTGGGCGTGCGGCGTCTGCCGGCGAGAGGCGGGCCCCCGTGCGTTTACCAGGGGTGCCGACGCCGGCCCCGGGGCCGACAAGGTGGGCGTGCGGCGTCTGCCGGCGAGAGGCGGGCCCCCGTGCGTTTACCAGGGGTGCCGACGCCGGCCCCGGGCCCACAAGGTGGGCTTGCGGCGCGTCTGCCGGCGAGAGGCGGGCCCCCGTGCGTCTACTAGTAGAGGGCGGTCGCCAGGCGGCGCCGGGCGTCCCGCGCGAAGTCGCTGTCGACGCCGAGCTCGTCGAGGATCGCGACGATCACGCGGCGCAGGTCGTCCTTGGCGCCGTCGGCGTCCGGCAGCGCCTCGATCAGCAGATCCGTCGCGCGTTCGCGGTCGCCGGCGTCCAGCGCCGTCAGCGCCTCGCTGACGTCGACGGGCGCGTCCGCCTCCTCGAGGCGCGCGCGGGCGAGCAGCCCCTCGGCCTGGAAGTCGCCGGGCACGTTCTTCAGGAGCTCGAGCGCCTCGTCGCGCTCGCCGCGCCCGAGCAGGATCCGCGCGAGCGGCACGACGGCGTCGGGGCGCGCGGGCGCGAGCTCGACGGCCCGGCGCAGGGACGCCTCGTCGCCCGCGGCGACCAGGCGGTCGGCCTCGGACGGGACCAGCGCGTCGAAGAACTGCTCGACGGCGGCCGGCGGCTGGGCGCCGACGAACTCGGAGACGACGCGGCCGTCCTTGAACGCCTTGACGGCGGGGATGCCCTGGATCTGGAAGGCGGTCGCGAGCTGCTGGTTGGCGTCGGTGTCGAGCTTGGCCAGCACGACCTCGCCCTCGCGGGCGTTGGCGGCCTTCTCGAGCGCGGGCCCGAGCTGCCGGCAGGGACCGCACCACTCGGCCCAGAAGTCGACGACGACCGGGACGGTGCGGGAGCGGTCGAGGACCTCCGCCTGGAAGGTCGCTTCGGTGACGTCGATGACGGTCATGATGGACATACGGTAGGACACCGCAATGCGCTTGTCCTACGACGACACGGGCAGCGGCACGCCGGTCGTGCTGCTCCACGGCCTGACCGCGACGCGCCGCTACGTGGTGATGGGCTCGACCGCTCTGGAGCGCTCCGGCCACCGCGTCGTCGCCCCTGACGCACGCGGCCACGGCGAGTCCGATCCGGGCGACCGCTACGACTACGAGGCGCTTGCCGCCGACCTCGGGGAGCTGCTCGACGAGCTGGGCATCGAGCGGGCTGTGCTCGCCGGCGCGTCGATGGGCGCGCACACGCTGTTGCGCTACGCGCTGGAGCATGCGGAGCGCGCGCTCGGCCTCGTGGTCATCACGCCCGCCTACGACCCGGAGGACTTCCCGGGCGACCTCGACCGCTGGGACGCGCTGAGCGCCGGCCTGCGCGACGGCGGGGTGGACGGCTTCGTCGCGGCCTACGGCGAGCCGGACGTGCCGGAGAAGTGGCGCGGCACCGTCGAGACGGTCATCCGCCAGCGCCTGGGCCAGCACCGCCACCCCGCGGCGCTCGCGGACGCGCTGCGCCAGGTCCCGCGGTCGCGGCCGTTCGCCGCGTGGGGCGACCTGCACGCCCTCGACCTCCCCGTCACCGTGGTGGCCGACCGCGACGAGGCCGACCCGGGGCATCCCCTCGCGGTCGGCGAGCGCTACGCGGCCGAGATCCCCGGCGCCGAGCTCGCCGTGGAGGAGGAGGGCCGCTCGCCGCTGGCCTGGCAGGGCAGCCAGCTGTCGAAGATCATCGCCGCCGTCGCCGCCCGCGCTTGAGGTCGCGCAGGGCGGCGGCGGCCGCCGCATCGCCGGGCACCCCGTGTACCGCGCCCCCGGGGAACGCGGCGGCGCTGCCGAGGTACAGGCCGTCCACCGGCGTGCGGTAGGGCGAGATCGACGGGATCGGGCGCAGCACGACCTGGGGGAGGCGGTAGCTGCCGCCGCCGACGTCGCCGCCCACGAGGTTGCGGTCGCGGGCCTGCAGCTCGGCGGGGCCCATGACGTGGCGGGCGAGGATCCGGTCGCGGAAGCCCGGCGCGAAGCGCTCGACCTGCGCCTCCATGCGCTCGACGTGGCGCGCCTGCTCGGCCGCCCAGTCGATCCCGGTGCGCGGGCCGTGCGTGTACGCCCAAGCGGTGTGGTGCCCGGCGGGCGCGCGCGTGGGGTCGGCGAGCGACTGCTGGCCGAGGAGCATGAACGGCCGCTCGGGCAGCCCGCGCTCGCTCTGCGCGATCGTGGCCAGCAGTTCCTCCTCGCCGCCCGCGACGTGGACCGTCCCGGCGCCGCGCGGCTCGGGCGCCTCCCACGGGATCGGGCCGTCGAGCGCCCAGTCGACCTTCAACGTCGCCGGTCCGTAGCGGTAGCGGCGCATGAGGCCCCGGTACGCGGGCGGCAGGCGGTCCGGGCCGACGAGCCCGACGAGGGCGTGCGGCATGACGTCGGCGACGACGAGATCGGCGCCGACGCGCTCGCCGCCCTCGATCTGCACGGCGGTCACCCGCCCGCCGGGGGTCTCCACGCCGACAACCACCTCACCGGTCCGCACGTCGCCGCCGAGCGCGCGCAGGTAGGAGACGAGCGCGTCGGTGAGCTTCTGCGCGCCGCCGCGCGGGCTCGGCCAGCCGACGGCGTGGCCCATGAGGTTCAGGTAGCTGACCGCGATGGCGCTGCCGGCGCCGGTGGGCGGCACGTCGCCGTGACCGGCCGAGCCGTACAGCCACGCGCGCGAGCCCTCGCCGCCGAACAGCCGCCGGCCCAGGCCCTGGGCGGAGCCGAGGACGAGCCCGCCGAACGCGGCCGCGCCGACGGGGCCCAGCGCGCCGAGCAGCCGCAGCGCACCGCGCACGGGCGGGAACCCGGAGAGCATCGTCGCGCGCAGCGCCTCGAACGCGTCGAGCAGCGGCCCCGCGAACGCTGCCCAGCGCTGTCCGTCGCCGGCGTTGATGGCATCCAGGCCGGCCACCGTCCGGTCGAGCGAGCGGTACAGCGCGACGGCGCGGCCGCCGGGCAGCGGGTGGGCGTAACAGGCCTGCGGATGCGTCCACGACAGGCCGTGGCCGGCGAGCGGCATGCGCCGGAACACCGGTGACGCCGCGCCCGCGGGGTAGACGGAGGAGAACGTGTCGTGCCGGTAGCCCGGCAGCGTGAGCTCCTCGGTGCGCACCGCGCCGCCGGGCACCGGGCCGGCCTCGAGCACCGTGACGGGATGTCCGTGCTCGGCGAGGCGGATCGCGGCCGCCAGCCCGTTCGGCCCACTCCCGATGACGACGGCGCGTGCGCTCATCCGCCGAGCCGCAGCGCGAGCTGGTGCAGCATGGACAGCCGCGCGACGTCGCCCTGGCCCCAGAACGCGTGCTGGGCCTCACGGCCGGCGACCTTGTAGGCCTGGCCGATGTGCCACGGCATGGGGTCCCAGGTCCCCGCCGCCCGCACGAGCGCACGGCCCTCGTGGGTGTAGAGCACGAGCCGGTTGTGCCCGGCGCCCATGAAGTGGCCCTGGTGGGTCGTGAGGTCGAAGCCGACGACCGGCTCGCCATCCTCGGGCACGACCCGCGGCTCGTCCTCGCCGTAGCGCGCCATGCCCGCCTCGAGCTCGTCGAAGTAGGCGCGCAGCGCGGCGGGGTCGTCGGGCGTGACCAGGCGCGTGATCGTCACGTAGCCGCGGGTGAAGATCGGGCGCCCGGAATCCGTGCCCGCGGCCACCTCGATCTCGAACGTCTGGCCGTCGAGGCCGCCCGGGCGCAGCGGCGTGAAGCGCCCGACCTCGCTCGCGTAGTCGGGCCACGTCTCGGGCCGGGTGAGCGCGCCGACGACCCCCTCGGCCGACGGCATCTCCACCGGCGGGTACGTGTGCCACACCTGCTCGTCGGGCGGCGCGTGCTCGGGCGTGAGCTTGCCGAGTCGCGCGAGCGCCAGGCGCTTGGAGTGGTCGTAGGCGGCGCGCTCCTCGGGCGATGCGAACGCGACGCCCCAGCCTCGCCGGTCGTCGTCCTCGTAGGCCGCGGGGAACCAGTCGCCGATGAGCGCGGCGCCGCCGGCGAGCAGCTGCGCGCGGTCCAGCGTTCCGCGCCCCGAGCGCCCGGTGTCGAACCGGTGGGTGCCGAACGCCTTGTGGAAGGCGGGCAGGTCGGTGACGTGCAGCCGTCGCGAGGAGGCCTTGCGATACCAGTAGGTCGTCAGCACGCTGAACGCGAGGCGCACGTCGTCGACCTCGCGCGCGTCGACGGGGCGCCGGTAGTACGCGGCGTTGAGGAAGTCGGTGACCCACGGGGCCGCGTCGCGGCCCGCGATCGACGAGCCGGCCATGCGCGCGAAGCGCAGCGGGCCGCCCGGCCTCCCGGGCGCCGCCTCGACGGCCGCCTCGCCGCCGGCCTGCCCATGGTCGTCCTCGTCGAGGAACTCGGGCACCTGCTCGTCGAGCGGCGCGTCGTCGCGCGATTCCGAA from Capillimicrobium parvum encodes the following:
- the dinB gene encoding DNA polymerase IV, whose product is MKIAHLDMDAFYVSVELQRRPELRGKPVIVAGTGPRAVVTTASYEARKFGVGSAMPAARARRLCPAAINIPPDFAAYRAVSRQVMDLLRDHVERVEVVGLDEAYLDLSGLVAPNAAMRRLVADIRRATGLSASVGIGPNKLVAKVASDAEKPAGFVVLTREGACARFADASPGLVPGIGPKTVERLAALGITTLGRLAQTPEAALQERFGTNQGRDLLARARFHGSAQLTLERVAVSESRETTFNTDVADRAEQEAHLRRLSDELCAGLKRPGRTIAIKVRLDDWTTVTRARTIAEATADAHVVGGVALDLLRAYAPARPVRLLGVRVAGFDAPAPEVDAGQLALPL
- a CDS encoding alpha/beta fold hydrolase, which produces MPHATIHGHDLYYERSGSGEPLLLIMGMSGTHLSWGEPFLDGLRREFEVCVYDHRGVGHSSATEPGFTIADLADDAAGVLDALDWDTAHVVGISMGGMIAQELALRHPERLRTLTLGCTYPGGAGSVLASQETMGKLMEGMSSGDPEQAVRASWEVNVSPAFAADDAAFAAFRGAALELPVALEVIMAQAQAVMGHDASERLVDVSAPTLVIHGTADEMLPVANAALIAEKIPDSRLEILDGVGHIFFRERPGDSVRLIADHAREAGRV
- a CDS encoding enoyl-CoA hydratase/isomerase family protein; the encoded protein is MSDPVLLDVRDGVAHLTLNRPGAGNPVSLEAAGALRDHARSLHGRDDVRAVILGADGPNFSVGGDLRYMHEAEETEAAVLALVEAFHDGVEALLALDAPLVTAVRGAAAGGGMSLAMIGDIVVASQTARFTMAYTQIGFSPDGGATWTLPRIVGWRRAAELMLLNERIDAAGALEMGLVTRVVDDEQLEAKAGEIAGKLASGSTPAFGAVRRLLRASATNSLTDQLAAEAPSISRLAASPDGREGVSAFFEKRAPAFGR
- the trxA gene encoding thioredoxin produces the protein MTVIDVTEATFQAEVLDRSRTVPVVVDFWAEWCGPCRQLGPALEKAANAREGEVVLAKLDTDANQQLATAFQIQGIPAVKAFKDGRVVSEFVGAQPPAAVEQFFDALVPSEADRLVAAGDEASLRRAVELAPARPDAVVPLARILLGRGERDEALELLKNVPGDFQAEGLLARARLEEADAPVDVSEALTALDAGDRERATDLLIEALPDADGAKDDLRRVIVAILDELGVDSDFARDARRRLATALY
- a CDS encoding alpha/beta fold hydrolase, which produces MRLSYDDTGSGTPVVLLHGLTATRRYVVMGSTALERSGHRVVAPDARGHGESDPGDRYDYEALAADLGELLDELGIERAVLAGASMGAHTLLRYALEHAERALGLVVITPAYDPEDFPGDLDRWDALSAGLRDGGVDGFVAAYGEPDVPEKWRGTVETVIRQRLGQHRHPAALADALRQVPRSRPFAAWGDLHALDLPVTVVADRDEADPGHPLAVGERYAAEIPGAELAVEEEGRSPLAWQGSQLSKIIAAVAARA
- a CDS encoding phytoene desaturase family protein; this encodes MSARAVVIGSGPNGLAAAIRLAEHGHPVTVLEAGPVPGGAVRTEELTLPGYRHDTFSSVYPAGAASPVFRRMPLAGHGLSWTHPQACYAHPLPGGRAVALYRSLDRTVAGLDAINAGDGQRWAAFAGPLLDAFEALRATMLSGFPPVRGALRLLGALGPVGAAAFGGLVLGSAQGLGRRLFGGEGSRAWLYGSAGHGDVPPTGAGSAIAVSYLNLMGHAVGWPSPRGGAQKLTDALVSYLRALGGDVRTGEVVVGVETPGGRVTAVQIEGGERVGADLVVADVMPHALVGLVGPDRLPPAYRGLMRRYRYGPATLKVDWALDGPIPWEAPEPRGAGTVHVAGGEEELLATIAQSERGLPERPFMLLGQQSLADPTRAPAGHHTAWAYTHGPRTGIDWAAEQARHVERMEAQVERFAPGFRDRILARHVMGPAELQARDRNLVGGDVGGGSYRLPQVVLRPIPSISPYRTPVDGLYLGSAAAFPGGAVHGVPGDAAAAAALRDLKRGRRRRR